The following proteins come from a genomic window of Bacteroidota bacterium:
- a CDS encoding MarR family transcriptional regulator — translation MEEKTLTIDYMLRSTWQAVSKMYNEQAVEYGASMATGFTLLSIDPEEGSPSTSLGPRMGVEATSLSRTLKSMEEKGLIIRKPNPKDGRGVLICLTNEGRAKREISKERVLKFNDTVRNSLSPQKIKHFYEVMETITELINEKKIFQTEE, via the coding sequence ATGGAAGAAAAAACACTTACAATAGATTATATGCTTCGGTCAACCTGGCAGGCTGTTTCAAAGATGTATAATGAACAGGCAGTGGAGTATGGAGCTTCAATGGCTACAGGTTTTACTCTGCTGTCGATAGATCCGGAAGAAGGATCACCATCAACGTCTCTGGGACCCCGAATGGGAGTAGAAGCAACAAGTTTATCCCGAACATTGAAATCAATGGAAGAAAAAGGATTGATTATCAGGAAACCAAATCCAAAAGACGGGAGAGGTGTATTAATATGTCTGACCAATGAAGGGAGAGCTAAGAGAGAGATATCAAAGGAAAGGGTTTTAAAGTTCAACGATACGGTTCGCAATAGCTTATCTCCTCAAAAAATAAAACACTTTTATGAGGTAATGGAGACAATTACTGAGCTGATTAATGAAAAGAAAA